One Triplophysa dalaica isolate WHDGS20190420 chromosome 11, ASM1584641v1, whole genome shotgun sequence genomic window carries:
- the unc5b gene encoding netrin receptor UNC5B isoform X3, producing MSCQDGSDYSEVLPDSFPSAPAEPLPEFQSEPEDAFIVKNRPVKLSCKAAPATQIYFKCNGEWVNQNDHVTKESLDPITGLVVREVDISVSRTQVEELFGLDDYWCQCVAWSSAGTTKSRRAYVRIAYLRKNFEQEPLGREVRLEQEVLLQCRPPEGIPPAEVDWLKNEELIDPMLDSNFLITIDHDLIIKQARLSDTANYTCVARNVVAKRRSSTATLIVYVSGGWSSWTEWSECNAQCGRGWQRRTRSCTNPAPLNGGAFCEGPPFQRVTCTTLCPVDGGWTEWAKWSACGTECTHWRSRECQAPPPRNGGRHCTGSMMESKNCTEGLCARNKKISIEHASHPLGTGASVAVYAGLVGALLLCIILVLCVGILVYRRSCRHLHGEITDSSSALTAAFHPGNYKPPRQDNPHLLHPAAPPDLTASAGTFRGPLYALQQATLDSTHKIPMTTSPLLDSLPSLKIKVYNASTMSSLELPAGLDYGDGEIMSLKTVGSGPKDHYGHTLPREPSHSISITLGSLGGRLTIPNTGVSLLVPPGTIPQGKFYEMYLIINKWEKTTLPSDGSQTVLSPVVSCGPSGMLLSKPVVLTLPHCAQLETPDWTLTLKMQNHQGAWEEMLTVGEESLTSPCYLQVEEESCHILMEQLGTYGLVGQSAPPRPACKRLQLALFAPRAPCLSLDYSLRVYCIQDTPHALKEVLEVERSLGGVLLEDPKPLLFKDSYHNLRLSIHDIPHSHWRSKLLAKYQEIPFYHIWSGSQRPLHCTFSLERGSLVVSQLTCKICVRQVEGEGQIFQLNTDIQETLPPHSPLPAGGSCLPSSQVGPYAFRLPVSIRQKICASLDAPSARGCDWRMLARSLGFDRYLNYFATKPSPTGVLLDLWEACHQGDADLVSLATALEEMGKSEVLVVMTTDGDC from the exons ATGGCAGTGATTATAGCGAGGTTCTTCCGGACTCTTTTCCATCCGCTCCGGCCGAACCGTTGCCGGAATTCCAGAGTGAACCGGAGGACGCCTTCATTGTGAAAAACAGACCGGTTAAGCTCTCCTGCAAGGCCGCTCCTGCCACGCAGATTTACTTCAAGTGCAATGGAGAATGGGTGAACCAGAATGACCATGTTACTAAGGAGAGTTTGGACCCTATCACAG GTTTGGTTGTTAGAGAAGTGGACATATCTGTGTCTCGGACGCAGGTAGAAGAATTGTTCGGCCTGGACGATTATTGGTGTCAGTGTGTTGCCTGGAGCTCGGCAGGCACCACAAAGAGCCGACGGGCATACGTCCGCATCGCTT ATTTAAGAAAGAACTTTGAGCAGGAGCCGCTTGGCAGGGAAGTTCGTCTGGAGCAAGAAGTCTTGCTCCAATGTCGTCCTCCAGAGGGCATCCCACCTGCTGAG GTGGACTGGCTGAAGAATGAAGAGCTCATTGACCCGATGCTGGATTCTAACTTTCTAATTACTATCGATCACGACCTGATCATCAAGCAGGCTCGACTTTCCGACACGGCTAACTATACCTGCGTGGCTCGCAATGTGGTCGCTAAGCGACGCAGCAGCACCGCAACACTCATCGTCTACG TGAGCGGTGGCTGGTCGTCCTGGACAGAGTGGTCAGAGTGCAATGCTCAGTGTGGGCGGGGCTGGCAGCGACGGACACGTAGTTGCACCAATCCGGCACCCCTCAATGGAGGAGCCTTCTGCGAGGGACCGCCTTTCCAGAGAGTTACCTGCACAACACTCTGTCCAG TTGATGGCGGCTGGACAGAGTGGGCAAAGTGGTCGGCTTGCGGGACGGAGTGCACGCACTGGCGGAGCCGAGAATGTCAGGCGCCCCCTCCACGCAATGGTGGACGGCACTGCACCGGGAGCATGATGGAGAGCAAGAACTGCACAGAGGGACTGTGTGCCCGCA ATAAAAAGATTTCTATTGAACATGCAAGCCATC CTCTGGGCACTGGTGCTAGTGTGGCGGTGTACGCGGGACTGGTGGGAGCTTTGCTGCTCTGCATAATCTTAGTACTGTGTGTGGGCATCCTGGTCTATCGGCGGAGCTGTCGGCACCTCCACGGTGAAATCACAGATTCCTCCTCAGCCCTCACAGCTGCCTTCCATCCTGGAAACTACAAACCACCACGACAGG ATAACCCACACCTGCTGCACCCGGCAGCCCCCCCTGACCTCACGGCCAGTGCCGGAACCTTTCGCGGGCCTCTTTACGCACTGCAGCAGGCTACCCTGGACTCCACCCATAAGATCCCCATGACCACGTCTCCTCTGCTGGACTCACTGCCTAGTCTGAAGATAAAGGTGTATAATGCTTCTACCATGTCCTCCCTTGAGCTGCCGGCCGGTCTGGATTATGGTGATGGAGAGATTATGAGTCTGAAGACCGTGGGCTCAGGACCTAAAGACCACTATGGGCACACCTTGCCCAGAGAGCCCAGTCACAGCATCAGCATCACACTGGGCTCACTGGGAGGTCGTCTCACCATCCCTAATACAG gAGTGAGTCTGCTGGTTCCACCGGGAACAATTCCTCAGGGAAAGTTCTATGAGATGTATCTCATCATCAACAAATGGGAGAAAACAAC GTTGCCATCGGATGGTAGTCAGACGGTATTGAGTCCTGTTGTGAGCTGCGGTCCGTCGGGCATGCTGCTCAGCAAACCTGTAGTCCTTACTCTGCCCCACTGTGCCCAGCTAGAAACCCCAGACTGGACCCTCACACTTAAAATGCAAAACCATCAAGGTGCCTGGGAG GAGATGCTAACTGTAGGAGAGGAGAGCTTGACATCACCCTGCTATCTACAGGTGGAAGAGGAGAGCTGTCATATTCTAATGGAGCAGCTGGGCACGTATGGGCTGGTGGGACAGTCGGCCCCCCCTCGGCCAGCCTGTAAGAGACTGCAGTTGGCCCTGTTTGCTCCCAGAGCGCCATGCCTCTCTCTGGACTACAGTCTGAGGGTCTACTGTATACAGGATACCCCACATGCCCTTAAG GAAGTGTTAGAGGTCGAGCGGAGTCTGGGTGGAGTTTTActagaggaccccaaacctctgCTCTTTAAGGACAGTTATCACAATCTGCGGTTATCAATCCATGACATTCCTCATTCTCACTGGAGGAGTAAACTTCTGGCTAAGTATCAG GAAATCCCGTTCTATCACATCTGGAGCGGAAGCCAGCGGCCACTGCATTGCACCTTCAGTCTAGAAAGAGGAAGCCTGGTGGTTTCACAGCTCACATGCAAGATCTGTGTTAGACAGGTGGAGGGAGAGGGACAGATATTCCAGCTTAACACTGACATCCAAGAG ACTTTGCCACCCCACTCCCCGTTGCCAGCAGGTGGTTCTTGTCTGCCGTCATCTCAAGTGGGTCCATATGCTTTCCGACTTCCCGTCTCCATCCGGCAGAAAATTTGTGCCAGTCTGGATGCCCCCAGCGCGCGTGGCTGTGACTGGAGAATGCTGGCACGCAGCCTGGGCTTCGACAG GTATCTGAACTACTTTGCAACCAAACCCAGCCCCACAGGTGTGCTGCTAGACCTGTGGGAAGCTTGTCACCAGGGTGATGCAGACCTGGTCTCCCTGGCGACGGCTCTTGAAGAGATGGGCAAGAGTGAGGTCTTGGTCGTCATGACGACAGACGGCGATTGCTGA
- the unc5b gene encoding netrin receptor UNC5B isoform X2, whose amino-acid sequence MLSAWIQRDQTPAAVLTLALLYGTFAIHADGSDYSEVLPDSFPSAPAEPLPEFQSEPEDAFIVKNRPVKLSCKAAPATQIYFKCNGEWVNQNDHVTKESLDPITGLVVREVDISVSRTQVEELFGLDDYWCQCVAWSSAGTTKSRRAYVRIAYLRKNFEQEPLGREVRLEQEVLLQCRPPEGIPPAEVDWLKNEELIDPMLDSNFLITIDHDLIIKQARLSDTANYTCVARNVVAKRRSSTATLIVYVSGGWSSWTEWSECNAQCGRGWQRRTRSCTNPAPLNGGAFCEGPPFQRVTCTTLCPVDGGWTEWAKWSACGTECTHWRSRECQAPPPRNGGRHCTGSMMESKNCTEGLCARTLGTGASVAVYAGLVGALLLCIILVLCVGILVYRRSCRHLHGEITDSSSALTAAFHPGNYKPPRQDNPHLLHPAAPPDLTASAGTFRGPLYALQQATLDSTHKIPMTTSPLLDSLPSLKIKVYNASTMSSLELPAGLDYGDGEIMSLKTVGSGPKDHYGHTLPREPSHSISITLGSLGGRLTIPNTGVSLLVPPGTIPQGKFYEMYLIINKWEKTTLPSDGSQTVLSPVVSCGPSGMLLSKPVVLTLPHCAQLETPDWTLTLKMQNHQGAWEEMLTVGEESLTSPCYLQVEEESCHILMEQLGTYGLVGQSAPPRPACKRLQLALFAPRAPCLSLDYSLRVYCIQDTPHALKEVLEVERSLGGVLLEDPKPLLFKDSYHNLRLSIHDIPHSHWRSKLLAKYQEIPFYHIWSGSQRPLHCTFSLERGSLVVSQLTCKICVRQVEGEGQIFQLNTDIQETLPPHSPLPAGGSCLPSSQVGPYAFRLPVSIRQKICASLDAPSARGCDWRMLARSLGFDRYLNYFATKPSPTGVLLDLWEACHQGDADLVSLATALEEMGKSEVLVVMTTDGDC is encoded by the exons ATGGCAGTGATTATAGCGAGGTTCTTCCGGACTCTTTTCCATCCGCTCCGGCCGAACCGTTGCCGGAATTCCAGAGTGAACCGGAGGACGCCTTCATTGTGAAAAACAGACCGGTTAAGCTCTCCTGCAAGGCCGCTCCTGCCACGCAGATTTACTTCAAGTGCAATGGAGAATGGGTGAACCAGAATGACCATGTTACTAAGGAGAGTTTGGACCCTATCACAG GTTTGGTTGTTAGAGAAGTGGACATATCTGTGTCTCGGACGCAGGTAGAAGAATTGTTCGGCCTGGACGATTATTGGTGTCAGTGTGTTGCCTGGAGCTCGGCAGGCACCACAAAGAGCCGACGGGCATACGTCCGCATCGCTT ATTTAAGAAAGAACTTTGAGCAGGAGCCGCTTGGCAGGGAAGTTCGTCTGGAGCAAGAAGTCTTGCTCCAATGTCGTCCTCCAGAGGGCATCCCACCTGCTGAG GTGGACTGGCTGAAGAATGAAGAGCTCATTGACCCGATGCTGGATTCTAACTTTCTAATTACTATCGATCACGACCTGATCATCAAGCAGGCTCGACTTTCCGACACGGCTAACTATACCTGCGTGGCTCGCAATGTGGTCGCTAAGCGACGCAGCAGCACCGCAACACTCATCGTCTACG TGAGCGGTGGCTGGTCGTCCTGGACAGAGTGGTCAGAGTGCAATGCTCAGTGTGGGCGGGGCTGGCAGCGACGGACACGTAGTTGCACCAATCCGGCACCCCTCAATGGAGGAGCCTTCTGCGAGGGACCGCCTTTCCAGAGAGTTACCTGCACAACACTCTGTCCAG TTGATGGCGGCTGGACAGAGTGGGCAAAGTGGTCGGCTTGCGGGACGGAGTGCACGCACTGGCGGAGCCGAGAATGTCAGGCGCCCCCTCCACGCAATGGTGGACGGCACTGCACCGGGAGCATGATGGAGAGCAAGAACTGCACAGAGGGACTGTGTGCCCGCA CTCTGGGCACTGGTGCTAGTGTGGCGGTGTACGCGGGACTGGTGGGAGCTTTGCTGCTCTGCATAATCTTAGTACTGTGTGTGGGCATCCTGGTCTATCGGCGGAGCTGTCGGCACCTCCACGGTGAAATCACAGATTCCTCCTCAGCCCTCACAGCTGCCTTCCATCCTGGAAACTACAAACCACCACGACAGG ATAACCCACACCTGCTGCACCCGGCAGCCCCCCCTGACCTCACGGCCAGTGCCGGAACCTTTCGCGGGCCTCTTTACGCACTGCAGCAGGCTACCCTGGACTCCACCCATAAGATCCCCATGACCACGTCTCCTCTGCTGGACTCACTGCCTAGTCTGAAGATAAAGGTGTATAATGCTTCTACCATGTCCTCCCTTGAGCTGCCGGCCGGTCTGGATTATGGTGATGGAGAGATTATGAGTCTGAAGACCGTGGGCTCAGGACCTAAAGACCACTATGGGCACACCTTGCCCAGAGAGCCCAGTCACAGCATCAGCATCACACTGGGCTCACTGGGAGGTCGTCTCACCATCCCTAATACAG gAGTGAGTCTGCTGGTTCCACCGGGAACAATTCCTCAGGGAAAGTTCTATGAGATGTATCTCATCATCAACAAATGGGAGAAAACAAC GTTGCCATCGGATGGTAGTCAGACGGTATTGAGTCCTGTTGTGAGCTGCGGTCCGTCGGGCATGCTGCTCAGCAAACCTGTAGTCCTTACTCTGCCCCACTGTGCCCAGCTAGAAACCCCAGACTGGACCCTCACACTTAAAATGCAAAACCATCAAGGTGCCTGGGAG GAGATGCTAACTGTAGGAGAGGAGAGCTTGACATCACCCTGCTATCTACAGGTGGAAGAGGAGAGCTGTCATATTCTAATGGAGCAGCTGGGCACGTATGGGCTGGTGGGACAGTCGGCCCCCCCTCGGCCAGCCTGTAAGAGACTGCAGTTGGCCCTGTTTGCTCCCAGAGCGCCATGCCTCTCTCTGGACTACAGTCTGAGGGTCTACTGTATACAGGATACCCCACATGCCCTTAAG GAAGTGTTAGAGGTCGAGCGGAGTCTGGGTGGAGTTTTActagaggaccccaaacctctgCTCTTTAAGGACAGTTATCACAATCTGCGGTTATCAATCCATGACATTCCTCATTCTCACTGGAGGAGTAAACTTCTGGCTAAGTATCAG GAAATCCCGTTCTATCACATCTGGAGCGGAAGCCAGCGGCCACTGCATTGCACCTTCAGTCTAGAAAGAGGAAGCCTGGTGGTTTCACAGCTCACATGCAAGATCTGTGTTAGACAGGTGGAGGGAGAGGGACAGATATTCCAGCTTAACACTGACATCCAAGAG ACTTTGCCACCCCACTCCCCGTTGCCAGCAGGTGGTTCTTGTCTGCCGTCATCTCAAGTGGGTCCATATGCTTTCCGACTTCCCGTCTCCATCCGGCAGAAAATTTGTGCCAGTCTGGATGCCCCCAGCGCGCGTGGCTGTGACTGGAGAATGCTGGCACGCAGCCTGGGCTTCGACAG GTATCTGAACTACTTTGCAACCAAACCCAGCCCCACAGGTGTGCTGCTAGACCTGTGGGAAGCTTGTCACCAGGGTGATGCAGACCTGGTCTCCCTGGCGACGGCTCTTGAAGAGATGGGCAAGAGTGAGGTCTTGGTCGTCATGACGACAGACGGCGATTGCTGA
- the unc5b gene encoding netrin receptor UNC5B isoform X1: protein MLSAWIQRDQTPAAVLTLALLYGTFAIHADGSDYSEVLPDSFPSAPAEPLPEFQSEPEDAFIVKNRPVKLSCKAAPATQIYFKCNGEWVNQNDHVTKESLDPITGLVVREVDISVSRTQVEELFGLDDYWCQCVAWSSAGTTKSRRAYVRIAYLRKNFEQEPLGREVRLEQEVLLQCRPPEGIPPAEVDWLKNEELIDPMLDSNFLITIDHDLIIKQARLSDTANYTCVARNVVAKRRSSTATLIVYVSGGWSSWTEWSECNAQCGRGWQRRTRSCTNPAPLNGGAFCEGPPFQRVTCTTLCPVDGGWTEWAKWSACGTECTHWRSRECQAPPPRNGGRHCTGSMMESKNCTEGLCARNKKISIEHASHPLGTGASVAVYAGLVGALLLCIILVLCVGILVYRRSCRHLHGEITDSSSALTAAFHPGNYKPPRQDNPHLLHPAAPPDLTASAGTFRGPLYALQQATLDSTHKIPMTTSPLLDSLPSLKIKVYNASTMSSLELPAGLDYGDGEIMSLKTVGSGPKDHYGHTLPREPSHSISITLGSLGGRLTIPNTGVSLLVPPGTIPQGKFYEMYLIINKWEKTTLPSDGSQTVLSPVVSCGPSGMLLSKPVVLTLPHCAQLETPDWTLTLKMQNHQGAWEEMLTVGEESLTSPCYLQVEEESCHILMEQLGTYGLVGQSAPPRPACKRLQLALFAPRAPCLSLDYSLRVYCIQDTPHALKEVLEVERSLGGVLLEDPKPLLFKDSYHNLRLSIHDIPHSHWRSKLLAKYQEIPFYHIWSGSQRPLHCTFSLERGSLVVSQLTCKICVRQVEGEGQIFQLNTDIQETLPPHSPLPAGGSCLPSSQVGPYAFRLPVSIRQKICASLDAPSARGCDWRMLARSLGFDRYLNYFATKPSPTGVLLDLWEACHQGDADLVSLATALEEMGKSEVLVVMTTDGDC, encoded by the exons ATGGCAGTGATTATAGCGAGGTTCTTCCGGACTCTTTTCCATCCGCTCCGGCCGAACCGTTGCCGGAATTCCAGAGTGAACCGGAGGACGCCTTCATTGTGAAAAACAGACCGGTTAAGCTCTCCTGCAAGGCCGCTCCTGCCACGCAGATTTACTTCAAGTGCAATGGAGAATGGGTGAACCAGAATGACCATGTTACTAAGGAGAGTTTGGACCCTATCACAG GTTTGGTTGTTAGAGAAGTGGACATATCTGTGTCTCGGACGCAGGTAGAAGAATTGTTCGGCCTGGACGATTATTGGTGTCAGTGTGTTGCCTGGAGCTCGGCAGGCACCACAAAGAGCCGACGGGCATACGTCCGCATCGCTT ATTTAAGAAAGAACTTTGAGCAGGAGCCGCTTGGCAGGGAAGTTCGTCTGGAGCAAGAAGTCTTGCTCCAATGTCGTCCTCCAGAGGGCATCCCACCTGCTGAG GTGGACTGGCTGAAGAATGAAGAGCTCATTGACCCGATGCTGGATTCTAACTTTCTAATTACTATCGATCACGACCTGATCATCAAGCAGGCTCGACTTTCCGACACGGCTAACTATACCTGCGTGGCTCGCAATGTGGTCGCTAAGCGACGCAGCAGCACCGCAACACTCATCGTCTACG TGAGCGGTGGCTGGTCGTCCTGGACAGAGTGGTCAGAGTGCAATGCTCAGTGTGGGCGGGGCTGGCAGCGACGGACACGTAGTTGCACCAATCCGGCACCCCTCAATGGAGGAGCCTTCTGCGAGGGACCGCCTTTCCAGAGAGTTACCTGCACAACACTCTGTCCAG TTGATGGCGGCTGGACAGAGTGGGCAAAGTGGTCGGCTTGCGGGACGGAGTGCACGCACTGGCGGAGCCGAGAATGTCAGGCGCCCCCTCCACGCAATGGTGGACGGCACTGCACCGGGAGCATGATGGAGAGCAAGAACTGCACAGAGGGACTGTGTGCCCGCA ATAAAAAGATTTCTATTGAACATGCAAGCCATC CTCTGGGCACTGGTGCTAGTGTGGCGGTGTACGCGGGACTGGTGGGAGCTTTGCTGCTCTGCATAATCTTAGTACTGTGTGTGGGCATCCTGGTCTATCGGCGGAGCTGTCGGCACCTCCACGGTGAAATCACAGATTCCTCCTCAGCCCTCACAGCTGCCTTCCATCCTGGAAACTACAAACCACCACGACAGG ATAACCCACACCTGCTGCACCCGGCAGCCCCCCCTGACCTCACGGCCAGTGCCGGAACCTTTCGCGGGCCTCTTTACGCACTGCAGCAGGCTACCCTGGACTCCACCCATAAGATCCCCATGACCACGTCTCCTCTGCTGGACTCACTGCCTAGTCTGAAGATAAAGGTGTATAATGCTTCTACCATGTCCTCCCTTGAGCTGCCGGCCGGTCTGGATTATGGTGATGGAGAGATTATGAGTCTGAAGACCGTGGGCTCAGGACCTAAAGACCACTATGGGCACACCTTGCCCAGAGAGCCCAGTCACAGCATCAGCATCACACTGGGCTCACTGGGAGGTCGTCTCACCATCCCTAATACAG gAGTGAGTCTGCTGGTTCCACCGGGAACAATTCCTCAGGGAAAGTTCTATGAGATGTATCTCATCATCAACAAATGGGAGAAAACAAC GTTGCCATCGGATGGTAGTCAGACGGTATTGAGTCCTGTTGTGAGCTGCGGTCCGTCGGGCATGCTGCTCAGCAAACCTGTAGTCCTTACTCTGCCCCACTGTGCCCAGCTAGAAACCCCAGACTGGACCCTCACACTTAAAATGCAAAACCATCAAGGTGCCTGGGAG GAGATGCTAACTGTAGGAGAGGAGAGCTTGACATCACCCTGCTATCTACAGGTGGAAGAGGAGAGCTGTCATATTCTAATGGAGCAGCTGGGCACGTATGGGCTGGTGGGACAGTCGGCCCCCCCTCGGCCAGCCTGTAAGAGACTGCAGTTGGCCCTGTTTGCTCCCAGAGCGCCATGCCTCTCTCTGGACTACAGTCTGAGGGTCTACTGTATACAGGATACCCCACATGCCCTTAAG GAAGTGTTAGAGGTCGAGCGGAGTCTGGGTGGAGTTTTActagaggaccccaaacctctgCTCTTTAAGGACAGTTATCACAATCTGCGGTTATCAATCCATGACATTCCTCATTCTCACTGGAGGAGTAAACTTCTGGCTAAGTATCAG GAAATCCCGTTCTATCACATCTGGAGCGGAAGCCAGCGGCCACTGCATTGCACCTTCAGTCTAGAAAGAGGAAGCCTGGTGGTTTCACAGCTCACATGCAAGATCTGTGTTAGACAGGTGGAGGGAGAGGGACAGATATTCCAGCTTAACACTGACATCCAAGAG ACTTTGCCACCCCACTCCCCGTTGCCAGCAGGTGGTTCTTGTCTGCCGTCATCTCAAGTGGGTCCATATGCTTTCCGACTTCCCGTCTCCATCCGGCAGAAAATTTGTGCCAGTCTGGATGCCCCCAGCGCGCGTGGCTGTGACTGGAGAATGCTGGCACGCAGCCTGGGCTTCGACAG GTATCTGAACTACTTTGCAACCAAACCCAGCCCCACAGGTGTGCTGCTAGACCTGTGGGAAGCTTGTCACCAGGGTGATGCAGACCTGGTCTCCCTGGCGACGGCTCTTGAAGAGATGGGCAAGAGTGAGGTCTTGGTCGTCATGACGACAGACGGCGATTGCTGA